One window of the Populus nigra chromosome 4, ddPopNigr1.1, whole genome shotgun sequence genome contains the following:
- the LOC133691817 gene encoding uncharacterized protein At5g65660-like, with amino-acid sequence MEEGDTNRPSLGFPVGLVLLLFMLFIMSGLFSCCLHWEKVLSLLGVSSEDNHSHIEEDVEHLPQKSSPPHVMLKRNQGQSLPVLMPGDQVPKFIAMACPCEPPRTEKITVQIQKPPSFPVPLY; translated from the exons ATGGAGGAGGGAGATACAAATCGACCATCACTAGGGTTCCCGGTAGGTTTAGTTCTTCTATTGTTTATGTTGTTTATCATGAGTGGCTTGTTCAGTTGCTGCCTCCACTGGGAAAAGGTACTTTCCCTACTTGGAGTTTCAAGCGAGGACAATCATTCCCACATCGAAGAAGATGTAGAACATTTGCCCCAGAAATCTTCACCCCCTCATGTG ATGTTGAAGAGAAATCAAGGCCAGAGCCTTCCAGTTTTGATGCCAGGGGATCAAGTTCCAAAGTTTATAGCAATGGCATGTCCATGTGAGCCTCCGCGAACTGAGAAGATAACAGTGCAAATTCAGAAGCCACCTTCTTTTCCAGTACCTTTATACTGA